In Saccharothrix syringae, the following are encoded in one genomic region:
- a CDS encoding RICIN domain-containing protein, protein MSLVLPPQAGASDWWLQYSDRGTGLCLDVAGGSSADGAILQEAGCKNPVASGSGNQRFQTRATTGGYLLVAMHSGKCMQIQGGSLVDGAIAQQLTCTGAAHQVWELPLVSENPNGSFNVQLRNVNSGKCLRGQPTGTALTQVTCASSDTRQVWRQHLRSVDR, encoded by the coding sequence ATGTCCCTCGTCCTTCCACCCCAGGCCGGGGCGTCGGACTGGTGGCTGCAGTACTCCGACCGCGGCACCGGCCTGTGCCTGGACGTCGCGGGCGGCTCCAGCGCGGACGGGGCGATCCTGCAGGAGGCCGGGTGCAAGAACCCGGTTGCCAGCGGGTCGGGCAACCAGCGGTTCCAGACCCGAGCCACAACCGGTGGGTACCTACTGGTCGCGATGCACAGCGGCAAATGCATGCAGATCCAGGGCGGCTCGCTCGTGGACGGCGCGATCGCCCAGCAGCTCACCTGCACGGGCGCGGCGCACCAGGTGTGGGAACTGCCGCTGGTCAGCGAGAACCCGAACGGGTCGTTCAACGTCCAGCTCCGCAACGTCAACAGCGGCAAGTGCCTGCGCGGCCAGCCGACCGGCACGGCGCTCACGCAGGTGACGTGCGCGAGCAGCGACACCCGTCAGGTGTGGCGGCAGCACCTGCGGTCGGTGGACCGCTGA